One region of Catenuloplanes indicus genomic DNA includes:
- a CDS encoding ROK family protein, which yields MHTTLAIDCGGGGIKASVLDESGTMRAQPLRVPTPYPLHPDLFVKTLVELSHQLPPADRVTVGMPGMIRHGVVVATPHYITKAGPRTRIDPELAKAWANFDARSALGAAFDRPTLVLNDAEVHGAGVVAGTGLELVLTLGTGLGCALFDGGRLAPHLEFSQAPVRWGMSYDTYIGEHERRRLGDSFWSRRVARVVEGLRPVFLWDRLYIGGGNSRRIIPEQLLRMGDDVVIVPNTAGIVGGVRAWSLRVH from the coding sequence GTGCATACGACCCTGGCGATCGACTGTGGTGGCGGTGGTATCAAGGCCTCCGTGCTGGACGAGTCCGGCACGATGCGTGCCCAGCCGCTGCGCGTCCCCACCCCGTACCCCCTGCATCCTGATCTTTTCGTGAAGACGCTGGTGGAGCTGTCGCACCAGCTGCCGCCCGCGGACCGGGTGACGGTGGGGATGCCGGGCATGATCCGGCACGGTGTGGTGGTCGCCACCCCGCACTACATCACGAAGGCCGGGCCGCGCACGCGCATCGACCCGGAGCTGGCCAAGGCCTGGGCGAACTTCGACGCCCGGTCCGCGCTCGGCGCCGCGTTCGACCGCCCGACGCTGGTGCTCAACGACGCGGAGGTGCACGGTGCGGGCGTGGTCGCCGGCACCGGGCTGGAGCTGGTGCTGACGCTCGGCACCGGGCTCGGCTGCGCGCTGTTCGACGGTGGGCGGCTCGCGCCGCACCTGGAGTTCTCGCAGGCGCCGGTGCGCTGGGGCATGTCGTACGACACGTACATCGGCGAGCACGAGCGGCGCCGGCTCGGCGACTCGTTCTGGTCGCGCCGGGTGGCCCGGGTGGTCGAGGGCCTGCGCCCGGTGTTCCTCTGGGACCGGCTCTACATCGGCGGCGGCAACTCCCGGCGGATCATCCCGGAGCAGCTGCTGCGGATGGGCGACGACGTGGTGATCGTGCCGAACACGGCCGGCATCGTCGGCGGCGTCCGCGCCTGGTCGCTGCGCGTTCACTAG
- a CDS encoding HAD family hydrolase: MIQAVVFDLDGVLIDTEPVWEEVRRGLVAESGGTWLPDAQTRLMGMSTGEWSRYLAEDLGVGGTPEEVAAEVLRRMAARYETALPLIPGAVEAVRRIGAEYRLAVASSSARVLIDHVLAAAGITALFETTVSTEEVPRGKPAPDAYLTAASRLGLAPERCAAVEDSSNGLRSASAAGLAVVAIPQPAYPPAGDALMLADSLLTSLAELTPELIASLRD; this comes from the coding sequence ATGATCCAAGCGGTGGTATTCGACCTCGACGGCGTGCTGATCGACACCGAGCCGGTGTGGGAGGAGGTGCGCCGCGGGCTGGTCGCGGAGTCCGGCGGCACCTGGCTGCCGGACGCGCAGACGCGGCTGATGGGCATGAGCACCGGCGAGTGGTCCCGTTACCTCGCCGAGGACCTGGGCGTCGGCGGTACGCCGGAGGAGGTCGCGGCCGAGGTGCTGCGGCGGATGGCGGCCCGGTACGAGACCGCGCTGCCGCTGATCCCGGGCGCGGTCGAGGCGGTGCGGCGGATCGGCGCGGAGTACCGGCTCGCGGTGGCCAGCTCGTCCGCGCGCGTGCTGATCGACCACGTGCTGGCCGCGGCCGGGATCACCGCGCTGTTCGAGACCACGGTGTCGACCGAGGAGGTGCCGCGCGGGAAGCCGGCGCCGGACGCGTACCTGACCGCGGCGTCCCGGCTCGGGCTGGCGCCGGAGCGGTGCGCGGCCGTGGAGGACTCGTCGAACGGGCTGCGGTCCGCGTCCGCGGCGGGGCTCGCGGTGGTGGCGATCCCGCAGCCGGCCTACCCACCGGCCGGCGACGCGCTGATGCTGGCGGACAGCCTGCTGACGTCGCTGGCGGAGCTGACCCCGGAGCTGATCGCCTCGCTGCGCGACTGA
- a CDS encoding glycoside hydrolase family 6 protein — translation MRPRSVLAAVAVAAATVAGAGLLLPSTAAAAESPYYVDPATNAARWVAANPNDSRAAVIRDRIASVPQGRWFTANNPGTVAGEVDAFVGAAAAAGKIPIMVVYNIPNRDCSGASSGGLANHAAYRAWVDQVAAGLRGRPAAIILEPDVLALMTSCLDQSQQNEVYASMAYAGKAFKAASAQAKVYFDAAHSAWLAPAEMAARLVRADIANSADGISVNVSNYRTNAEAVPYVKAVIAATGDSSLKGVIDTSRNGNGPAGSEWCDPAGRAIGIPSTDAVEDPILDAYLWIKLPGEADGCIAGAGQFVPQRAYDLAIAAGPVVTPTTTRSATPTASPTGSPTPGPAGCAVRYTVNQWSTGLTTELRVTNNGAAISSWRVAFTVGGTVTLTNGWNGSWTQSGSTLTAANVAWNGSVPAGGTVSTGFQASYTGAAPAAPTAFTLNGTPCTASPA, via the coding sequence ATGCGCCCCAGATCCGTCCTGGCCGCCGTGGCGGTCGCCGCCGCCACGGTGGCCGGCGCCGGCCTGCTGCTGCCGTCCACCGCGGCCGCAGCCGAATCGCCCTACTACGTCGACCCGGCCACGAACGCCGCGAGGTGGGTCGCCGCCAACCCGAACGACTCCCGCGCCGCCGTCATCCGGGACCGGATCGCGAGCGTGCCACAGGGCCGCTGGTTCACCGCGAACAACCCGGGCACGGTCGCGGGCGAGGTCGACGCGTTCGTCGGCGCGGCCGCCGCGGCCGGGAAGATTCCGATCATGGTGGTCTACAACATCCCGAACCGGGACTGCAGCGGCGCCAGCTCCGGCGGGCTGGCGAACCACGCGGCGTACCGGGCGTGGGTCGACCAGGTCGCGGCCGGGCTGCGCGGCCGGCCCGCCGCGATCATCCTGGAGCCGGACGTGCTCGCGCTGATGACCAGCTGCCTCGACCAGTCGCAGCAGAACGAGGTGTACGCGTCGATGGCGTACGCGGGCAAGGCGTTCAAGGCAGCGTCCGCACAGGCGAAGGTGTACTTCGACGCGGCACACTCGGCGTGGCTGGCGCCGGCCGAGATGGCCGCCCGGCTGGTCCGCGCCGACATCGCGAACAGCGCGGACGGCATCTCGGTCAACGTCTCGAACTACCGGACCAACGCGGAGGCCGTCCCCTACGTCAAAGCGGTGATCGCGGCCACCGGCGACTCCTCGCTCAAGGGCGTGATCGACACCAGCCGGAACGGCAACGGGCCGGCCGGCAGCGAGTGGTGCGACCCGGCCGGCCGGGCGATCGGCATCCCGTCCACGGACGCGGTGGAGGACCCGATCCTGGACGCGTACCTGTGGATCAAGCTGCCCGGCGAGGCGGACGGCTGCATCGCCGGCGCCGGCCAGTTCGTCCCGCAGCGGGCCTACGACCTGGCGATCGCGGCCGGCCCGGTGGTGACGCCGACGACCACGCGCAGCGCGACCCCGACCGCAAGCCCGACCGGCAGCCCGACGCCGGGCCCGGCCGGGTGTGCGGTGCGGTACACGGTCAACCAGTGGTCGACCGGGCTCACCACCGAGCTGCGGGTCACCAACAACGGCGCCGCGATCAGCTCGTGGCGGGTCGCGTTCACGGTCGGCGGCACGGTCACGCTCACCAACGGCTGGAACGGCAGCTGGACGCAGTCCGGCAGCACGCTCACCGCGGCGAACGTCGCCTGGAACGGCTCGGTCCCGGCCGGTGGCACGGTCAGCACCGGATTCCAGGCGTCCTACACCGGCGCCGCGCCCGCGGCACCGACTGCTTTCACGCTCAACGGCACGCCCTGCACGGCGTCCCCCGCGTAG